Proteins encoded together in one Lathyrus oleraceus cultivar Zhongwan6 chromosome 5, CAAS_Psat_ZW6_1.0, whole genome shotgun sequence window:
- the LOC127083165 gene encoding xyloglucan endotransglucosylase/hydrolase 2 — MASSIRINILVGVMIISSLLATCLANFNQDFDLTWGDHRAKIFNNGQLLSLSLDKISGSGFQSKKEYLFGRIDMQLKLVAGNSAGTVTAYYLSSQGPTHDEIDFEFLGNVTGDPYILHTNVFSQGKGNREQQFYLWFDPTKNFHTYSIIWEPQHIIFLVDNIPIRLFKNAETVGVPFPNNQPMRIYSSLWNADDWATRGGLVKTDWSKAPFTAYYRNFKATELSSNSFSDSKLQSNNELDAYGRRRLRWVQKYFMIYNYCNDLKRFPQGVPAECRRSRF, encoded by the exons ATGGCTTCTTCTATTCGCATTAATATTCTTGTCGGAGTTATGATTATTAGCTCCTTGTTAGCTACATGTCTTGCTAATTTCAACCAAGACTTTGATCTAACATGGGGTGATCATCGTGCTAAGATATTCAACAATGGTCAGCTTCTATCTCTTTCTCTTGACAAAATCTCTGGCTCTGGATTCCAATCCAAGAAAGAATACTTATTCGGTAGAATTGATATGCAACTCAAACTCGTTGCCGGAAACTCTGCTGGAACCGTCACTGCTTACTAC TTATCATCACAAGGACCAACTCATGATGAGATTGATTTTGAGTTCTTGGGGAACGTTACTGGTGATCCATACATTCTCCACACAAACGTGTTTTCTCAAGGCAAAGGAAACAGAGAACAACAATTCTATCTCTGGTTCGACCCAACCAAGAACTTCCACACTTACTCTATCATCTGGGAACCCCAACACATTAT ATTCTTAGTGGACAACATTCCCATAAGATTGTTCAAGAATGCTGAAACTGTTGGTGTTCCGTTCCCAAACAACCAACCAATGAGAATCTATTCAAGTCTCTGGaatgctgatgattgggctacAAGAGGTGGTTTGGTGAAAACGGATTGGTCCAAAGCACCCTTTACAGCTTACTATCGCAATTTCAAAGCCACCGAACTCTCTTCCAACTCATTCTCTGATTCAAAATTGCAAAGCAACAATGAGCTTGATGCTTATGGTAGAAGAAGATTGAGATGGGTTCAGAAGTACTTCATGATATATAACTACTGCAATGATCTTAAGCGATTCCCACAAGGAGTCCCTGCTGAGTGTAGGCGCTCAAGGTTCTGA